From the genome of Triticum aestivum cultivar Chinese Spring chromosome 3B, IWGSC CS RefSeq v2.1, whole genome shotgun sequence, one region includes:
- the LOC123067260 gene encoding mitogen-activated protein kinase kinase 9, with protein sequence MAAARERRLPQLHLTLDAPTWAFRCPAPAPVTAATPSTSAARPDGEFRLSDFDRLSVLGRGNGGTVHKVTHRRTSALYALKIIHRGHPGADEEVEVVRRVDSPHIVRCHSVLLTGSGDSALLLELMDGGSLDSLVRAGQGGFPESALAEVAAQALSGLAYLRARRVVHRDIKPANLLVNSAGQVKIADFGIAEVVSRAGKYRAAYEGTAAYMSPERFDTERSLHVAGDEEGPVDPYAADVWGLGVTVLELLMGRYPLLPAGQELSWAALMCAVCFGELPALPDGAASPELRGFVAACLQKDHRKRASVAELLVHPFVAGRDVAASRRALREVIDQRCR encoded by the coding sequence ATGGCGGCTGCCAGAGAAAGACGACTACCGCAGCTTCACCTCACGCTCGACGCTCCCACGTGGGCCTTCCGGTGCCCCGCCCCGGCGCCGGTCACCGCGGCGACGCCGTCCACCTCGGCGGCTCGGCCGGACGGCGAGTTCCGCCTGAGCGACTTCGACAGGCTCTCCGTCCTTGGGCGCGGGAACGGCGGCACCGTCCACAAGGTCACGCACCGCCGCACGTCGGCGCTGTATGCGCTCAAGATCATTCACCGCGGCCACCCCGGCGCTGACGAGGAGGTAGAAGTTGTACGCCGCGTCGACTCGCCTCACATCGTCCGGTGTCACTCGGTCCTCCTGACGGGTTCCGGCGACTCAGCGTTACTCCTGGAGCTGATGGACGGCGGTTCCCTCGACTCGCTCGTCCGCGCCGGCCAGGGAGGCTTCCCGGAGTCGGctctggcggaggtggcggcgCAGGCGCTGTCCGGCCTGGCGTACCTCCGCGCACGCCGCGTCGTCCACCGGGACATCAAGCCTGCGAACCTTCTGGTCAACAGTGCCGGGCAGGTGAAGATCGCCGACTTCGGCATAGCCGAGGTCGTCTCCCGCGCCGGCAAGTACCGCGCGGCCTACGAGGGCACCGCCGCGTACATGAGCCCTGAGCGCTTCGACACGGAGCGGTCGTTgcacgtcgccggcgacgaggagggccCCGTCGACCCCTACGCCGCCGACGTGTGGGGGCTGGGGGTTACCGTCCTGGAGCTCCTCATGGGGCGGTACCCGCTGCTCCCCGCCGGGCAGGAGCTGAGCTGGGCGGCGCTCATGTGTGCCGTCTGCTTCGGCGAGCTGCCGGCACTTCCCGACGGTGCGGCATCGCCGGAGCTCCGGGGTTTCGTGGCCGCTTGCCTGCAGAAGGACCATCGGAAGCGAGCGTCCGTCGCAGAGCTGCTCGTGCACCCGTTCGTCGCCGGGAGAGACGTTGCGGCGTCGAGACGGGCGCTACGCGAAGTGATCGACCAGCGGTGTCGATAA